The genome window GGCGCCCGTCCTGGCAGCCACGGGGGTGCTGGCGACCGACAGGGGCCGGGCCTGTGCCGGGGTGAGATCGAATTCGGAGGGTCTGGGAAGAAGCGAGGCAAGGTGAGAGGCTGCCCGCACCCCACGTCCTCCCCTCAACGCTGAGCCCCGGCACCCGCTCTCCCGCAGCGGGGGTGGCGGGTGCACAGGGGTTGTTCAGATCCCCAGGTGGAGACAGCTGTGGAGCTGGCAGCGCCCTCCGGCCCCTGCCTCCTACCCCCAGGCACGGTGTGTCCAGAGCCCTCCTCTCTCTGGCCTCAGCCTCTCCCAAGGCGATGGGGacacccaggtcacacagcaggtcaaGACGGGGCCTGTGGGAGCCCTGGCCTCTGGCTGCGACCCTGTCCCCATCCCCGTGGAGCCCAGCCCTCCCCTATGCCCAGGGCCCCCTTACCCAGCACCCCCATACTCAGTACCCCCTTGCCCAGCACCCCCATACTCAGTACCCCCGTGCCCAGCACCCCCATACTCAGTACCCCCTTGCCCAGCACCCCCATACTCAGTACCCTCATTCCCAGCACCCCCATGCCCAGCACCCTGTGCCCAGTGCCCTCCTCACCCAGgacccctgctccctgccctgcaGTTCGTGAAGTTGCCCAGTGGCGTGGCCCCGTCTGTGCTCTTTGACCTTCTGCTGACCGAATGGCACCTGCCGGCCCCCAACCTGGTGGTGTCGCTGGTGGGCGAGGAGCGGCCCTTCGCCCTGAAGCCGTGGCTGCGGGACTTCCTGCGCAAGGGGCTGGTAAAGGCGGCTCAGAGCACACGTGAGGCCCCGGGCCAGGGCCTCGGCCCCGCAGCCCGCTAACCCCACGGTCACCCTTCCCCGACGGTGCTACGGTGGCAGTGGGAGCAGCTCCAGGGACGCAGCAGAGGAGCCTTCCCCAGGAGGACCCGGCCACACCGTGGGGCCCGCAGGCCTCAGCGAGACACCCGGGGGCAGCGCCAGTTTCCACACCCCGCTGCCCGTGGGTGGGCCCCCTTCGCCCCCTCTGCTTCCCCTGGGGGAGGAATCTGGCCCGAGGAATCTGGCCAGTCGCTGGGGTCAGAATCAAACTTCTGGGCTTTATTTTCAGGCCGGCTGGGCCTTCAGAAAACCCAGTCAAGGACGTGGATTCTCTGATCTCCTTCACCCCAGAAATGATTGATTGTAGAAAAGACAAAAAGCCCGGTCTGTGCACCCACTGGGCTGAGGGCTTTGTAATCTGGAAAGATCTTCCTGGGTTCTGGCCCAGCACAGGCCACGGGACAGAGTCGTGGCCTGTTCTGTCCAGATGGCACCTGGCGGGGCCAGCTCCCAGCAGATGCCCCAAAGGCGGGAGGGGACCCTGGGGTGGGGGCCACTGGGGAGGCCCTGGGGCCGCTGGGCGCGGTGACTCCCGGGCCTGCAGGTGCCTGGATCCTGACCAGCGCGCTCCGTGTGGGCCTTGCCCGGTACGTCGGACAGGCTGTGCGTGACCACTCACTGGCCAGCACGTCCACCAAGGCCCGTGTGGTGGCCATCGGCATCGCCTTGCTGGGCCGCGTGCTGCACCGTCGGCTTCTGGATGACGCCCAGGTGAGCGTCTGGCTCGGGGCACGGTGGCCTTGGGACACGGTGGGCCTGGGAGGCCCCCGAATATCGGCCACCCCCCAGGGCAGGAGGGCATGCCTTATGGAGGCCACCAAGGCAGCCTCGCAGCTGACCACAGCCCTCCATCTGCGACTGAGTCCCCCCACAGTGGACAGGCCAGCAGTGGACAGACCAGCCCCTGACCTCGGGGGCTCAccggcctgggggggggggggggggagcgagGCTGCTCTGAAGGACTGAGGCAGTGAAATGACTCAgagccaggggagggggagggcagaaggggggggcaggaagggggaggggggtgaaggGGAGGGACCGGAGGGGGAGCTGGGAGCCGCATGCCCAGCATGTGGCCAGCAGGTGGCAGCATCGCCCAGGGAACGGCATGGGGAGGGGGCTGCCAGGCTCCCAGCCCGCACAGACCTGGCATGGGGACCTGGGCTCCAAGGATCCCGCACAGATCGGTGCCCAAATGGCTGGCTTGGCCACCGCCCCGCAAGTttgggtgaccctgggcaagtggcctctgctcccaccctgggggaggggtctgAGGCAGGTCCAAAGGAGGCCCAGGCAGCCCTGTGAGAGAAGCTCCCCCCAGTGCTGGGCTCTGTCTAGAGGGTCCCCTCCCTGTGCCCGCCTCTGGGCCCCCTGAAACAGCAGCCAGCCCTCCCTCcatctggggggcggggggcctgGACAGAAGCCTTGCCCAGGCCTCATGATGTGCATGCGGGACCCAGGAGGACAGCCCTGTCCACTACCCCATGGACGATGGTGGCCGCCAGGGCCCCTGTGGACCCGGGCGCCCCGGGGAGGGCAGCGAGCCCACTGAGCTGCGGCTGAGGCTGGAGAAGCACATCTCGGAGCAGAGGACCGGCTACGGGGGTGAGGCCCGCCTGGCTGCCAGGGAACACGGGAGGGGGGTGGCCACAGCGTGTGGACAGGGCTGGAAGGACCACCAGGGCGGGCAGGGAAGGGCCTTCCCGGCTGAAGGCACAAAGCCTGCCAGAATGTTGAGACTCAGGCCACTGGGAAGACCTGGGAGGGGGAGCTGCCGGCCACGGTGACAGGGGACACAGCTGTAGGGAGTAGCCCTGCCAGGCAGCGACATTCCCACCAGTCGGCAGAGTGGCTGCAGGTCCATTTCCAGTGGGGTTCCCCTGGCTAGAGGCTCTGGTTGTGGGCTCCGAGCtttggaaagaaaatgagatttgcAAGTTTCAAGAAGCCTATTTCCCTCCACTGGCCCGAGGTAAGGTGCCACCAGGGGGCAGTGTTGTCCGAGGCCTGGGCACCGCTGTGGCCAGTGGTGGGTTCGAAAGCTGGATTTGCTAACACTAGTGCACGACTAATATTTATAAACAAGATATGTATAATTGCTTACAATATTTATAAGCAATACGAAATATCTGTCAGCTGAGCACTctttaatgaaaacacaaccgAAGCTGTGTTTAAACCGTCACCATGTGGTGCAGTGCTGAGCCCTGTGTTCCTGATGCCTGGCGGCCCACGCGACCCAAGGATCCTCCACATTCATTCAGGTGGCGCCGTAGGAGTTAGAGGGGaccctgctgggggtggggacggggGACGATCCGCCTGCCTGGAGTCCTCCCAGCAGTTTGCCGGGCTCCTCCCACACAGCCTACCCAGCAGGTCCAGGCTTCTCTGGGGCTTCACATTCGAAAGTCTCATTTCTGGTTTGTTTGGGGAAAAAACTGACCAGCGCCCCTCCTTTACCTCTTCGATGTGCTCTGTGGGCCTCGGATGACCTGGCAGGTGGTCAATAGAGCTTTCTGCCCTGATGCGGAGAGATGCCAGGCCCTTGGAATGTGGCTGGTGCAGCCGGGGACTGAATATTCAACTTGAGGTTTAAATAGTCACGAAGCGGCCACATCGGACAGTGAGGTGCGGAACTGTCATCCTTTTCCCGGGTGACGGGGCAGCCTGGAGCCTGCACTTCTCTAGAAAAAGCCTCTTGGCTGGAGTTTGCCCAGAAGACGTGGCAAGTTGATGGTCTGAGGCCGTGGTGGTCACCCCACGGGGAGGGTCCCGGGCCCTCCGCTCGCCCGGGCACCTGGGTGGACCCTGTGCTCCGTCTGCAGGCACCAGCAGCATCGAGATCCCCGTCCTCTGTCTGCTGGTCAACGGTGACCCCAGCACCCTGGAGGTAGGCAGGGGCGGCAGGTGGGGGCCTCCTGCAGGGCCCCCCGCCAGGGCAGGGACGGACCTGGAGCTGACTCGGCCTGCTGTCCCTCCCTGCCCGCCTCAGAGGATTTCCAGGGCCGTGGAGCACGCCGGCCCGTGGCTGATCCTGGCGGGCTCGGGGGGCATCGCCGACGTGCTTGCTGCCCTTATGAAccagccccacctcctggtgCCCCAGGTGGCCGAGAAGCAGTTTAGAGAGAAGTTCCCCAGTGAGAACTTCTCCTGGGAGGACATTGTGCACTGGACAGAACTGGTATGAGCCGCCCGAGACCGCAGTCAGGAGGGCCAAGCGCTGGTCCCTACCCCAGACCCCGCCCCCTGCAATGCCCATGCCCGGCCCCTCTGGCTGCAAAGCCACCCCACCGCCCCGTGCTCACCCCTGCTTCAGGCCCTCACGCCTGGGGGCGGAGCCTCGGTCTGTGGGCGGGGCTGCCCTGGGCCCAGTGGGCAGAGGGCTGGCATTCTCGCTGGGGGACGTGGGGTCATATACAACCTCGGGGCCTTTGTCCTGGTGTCCCAGCTGCGGAACATCACCTCCCACCCGCACCTGCTCACCGTGCATGACTTCGAGCAGGAGGGCCCCAAGGAGCTGGACACGGTCATCCTCAAGGCGCGGGTGAAAGGTGAGGCCTGGCCGCGCCCGCTGGGAGGCCCACGGAGGGCACCAGGTGGAGGCAGATGGAGGACCAGCCTGGTGAGGGGCGGCTCCCGGCCCCTGCCCCATCCTGGGTCTCGGCCTCCAGGGGCAGGGCCGCCGCCTGGGGGCTGTCAGTGGCCGGGAGGGACCCCTGGCACGGCTGCACtctgctgtgtgtgtgagtgtgtgggcgTGTGTACCGGTCACGGCTCACTTCGGCAGTGGCAGCACGTGTAACAAAACTGGAGGAATACAGAGCCTACCAAGGCCCCCGTGCAAATCCACAGAAAGTCCTGCCTTTGGCAAGTTTTATGTtactatattttatcacaattttaaaaactaaagtgtTCAATTAACTCAGGGAGTTTTAGTGTTTTCACAAGGTTATGCACCATACTAATTCCAGAACGTTTCCACCACCCAGAAGACCCCTGCTAGTCACCCCAGtttcccccagccccctgcaacCACGAATCTGCCATCTCTAAGGATCTGCCTACTTGTGGCATTTCCTACGGATGGGATCACACACTGTGTGGCCACTGGCGGCTCTCCTTCGCAGAGCACGATGTTTCGGGGGTTGTCCACGTTGTAGCCTGTGGCGGGGCTTCACTCCTTTTTAGGGTGGAGTGATGTTCCACATTTTGTGTCTCTgtccctctgttgatggacactcggGTTGTCTCCGCTTTCTGGCTGTCTCTTGATGTGCTTCTTCTTGGACATAAACACCTGTGGAGGGGCCGACCGCTGGTGGGGCACACAGGCCCAGGCAGGGAGGGGCTGTGCGGGGCAGGGGGCCGGGACACCCTTGAGGGAGGGGAGTCTCCTCCAGACAGGCTGCCGGCTCCCCACTCTTCCGCTCACCCCTGGGGTCCCCTTGGGGTCCTGGCGCTCCCGGCATTGGCTCCTGGGGGTCTTGGGATGTCTTGTGAATCTAGAGGGTGTGGAGCGAACCAGGGCGCCATTCCCGTGGCTGTGGGACCCTTGAGGGACCCTGTGCCCAGCGGCTCTGCTGGCGTCTAGGTTCACCCTCACGCCCTCCGCCCGCTCCGCCCGCGGCCTGCAAGAGCCACAGCCAGGAGGCACAGGACTACCCGGATGAGCTGAAGCTGGCCGTGGCCTGGGACCACGTGGACATCGCCAGGAGCGAGATCCTCAACGGGGACGTGGAGTGGAAGGTGCCGCCCGACTCTGGCCAGCTCCGGGCAGGGACGCGTGGAGGGCTGGGGCAGGTGGCGTCCGGGTCCATCCTGGCCCAGCTCTGGCTGCGCGGGCCGGGGGTGACCGGGGCACCTCCCGCTGCTGCCTCACTCGTCTGCCCCCCAAGGCAGGATGGGCTGAACTGCGGCGGGTGTGGGCCACCCGGCACAGCGGGACGGGCGGGGGCCTTGCCGAGGGTCCCCACGCCCCGCCCCaccggctccctctcaccctccaccCAGTCCCGccacctggaggaggtgatgatgGACGCGCTGGTGAGCAACAAGCCCGAGTTCGTGCGCCTCTTCGTGGACGGTGGCGCCGACGTGGCGGACGTCGTGACGTACGGGCGGCTTCAGCAGCTCTACCGCTCGGCGCCCCCCAAGAGCCTGCCCTTCCACCTGCTGCGGCGCAAGCGCGAGGAAGGCCAGTGGACGCTGGCTGGGCTGGGTGCCAGCAGGCCCGGGAGCCGCCCGCCTTCTCTCTGCACGAGGTGTCGCGGGTGCTCAAGGACTTCCTGCATGATGCCTGCCGTGGGCTCTTCCAGGCGATGAGCTGTgagggggcggcggggggccGGGCGGGGCCGAGGCTGCGGGCTGACACCCCCGTCCCCCAGGAGCAGGGCCCGGCCCGGCGGCCCACGGGACAGAAGGGGCTGCTGGACCTGAACCAGAGGAGCGAGAGCTCCTGGAGGGACCTGTTCCTGTGGGCGGTGCTGCAGAACCGCCACGAGATGGCTACCTACTTCTGGGccatggtgaggactccggggagggggcctggggcggggcggggaggcagCTGCATCCTCAGATCTGGCCACCCGCAAGATCCTCAAAGAGATGTCCCACCTGGAGACGGAGGCCGAGGTGGGCCGCACCCCGCGTGAGGCCAAGTACGAGCAGCTGGCCCTGGGTGAGCAGCCGAGGCAGTGGAGGCTGCAGGGACCCTGTGCTCCGCGGGGCCCCTGGGCTCCTCCCTAAAGCCTATGGGGGCAGACGGGTACACGGCTGACGAGGACGCAGCTCTAAAGCTCGGGCCAGCTGGGCCTTGCGGCCCGGCGGGCAGGGACACCCGGGGAGAGGGAGGCTCCCCCGGTCCCGACAGGCAGGCCGGGCCGGGATGGGCAGCCTCCACGTGGCCGGCCTCTCCCGGGCCTCACCAGCCCCCCGGGAGGCAGGCACAGGGCAGAGGGCCGGCCGGAGGAGGAGGGCAGGCGGGCCGGCCCGGGCATCGAGGCAGCAGCCGCGCCCTCGGGCAGACCTCTTCTCCGAGTGCTACTGTAACAGCGAGGAGCGCGCCTTCGCCCTCCTGGTGCGCCGGAACCGCTCATGGAGCAGGACCACGTGTCTGCACCTGGCCACCGAGGCCGACACCAAGGCCTTCTTCGCCCACGACGGGGTGCAGGTGAGCCCCGGGGAGGGCTGTGGGGCGAGGGGCTGGGCAGACAGGGGGTGCCCCAGCCGACCCCCCTCACGCGCCTCCCCCTGCCTGTGTCCcggccatgggggtggggggctccgGAGGGGGTTTCCGTTCCTGGAAGCCGCCTGCCCGGCTCCCTCAGCTGGCCACTCTCCCCACGTCCAgccctctctccacctccagTCTCGGCAGAAACCCCACTTTCTCAGCTCAGCCCTCCTGGACCCCCGAGCCTGGCCTCTCCCATCGAAGGGTCTTCCTTCCCCAGCAGgatggaggctccaggggactccaggagccagggctgggaggggcgATGCTTCTGCTGAACCTGGAAGGGCAGGCCTGCTGCGGGCCCAGCAGGGCAGAGGtgtggaggcgggggggggggagggcaacTGTGCCTTTATTTCAGGCCTTCCTGACCAAGATCTGGTGGGGGGACATGGCCTCGGGCACGCCCATCCTGCGGCTGCTGGGCACCTTCCTCTGCCCGGCCCTCATGTTCACCAACCTCATCACCTTCAGGTCTGTCAGGACAGAGTAGCTGGGGGGCCTTGCACTTCACTGGGGCTGGTGGCGGCATGTCCCCGGCGCCGGCCCCCGCCGCACCCAGCATCCGTGTGGGCCCCCCTATGCACGCCCCCTACCCGTGTCCCTTCGCAGTGTGTCCAGCACTTCCTCTGCTGGCTGGGTGCCTTGGACCAAGCAGGGGGCCTCTGGGTGCCCTTCCCACGTCCCTGAGGGCCCCCTGTGCTCCCAGTGAGGAGGCCCCTCTAAGGACGGGCCCAGAGGACCTGCAGGGGCTAGACAGCCTGGACGCGGAGAAGAGGCTGGACCCCGGTGGGCAGCGGCAAGCTCGGGGCTCTGGCCACCCGTCTCACCGCTGGCCGTGGCCTCCTTCGTGGTGCAGAGCGGCGGAGCTGGCCGAAGTTCTGGGGGGCGCCCGTGACCGTGTTCTTGGGGAACGTGGTCATGTACTTCGCGTTCCTCTTCCTGTTCACCTACGTCCTGCTGGTGGACTTCAggccccctccccaggggctGTCGGGGGCTGAGGTCACCCTCTACTTCTGGCTCTTCACGCTGGTGCTGGAGGAGATCCGGCAGGTCAGTGGTGGGCCCGGCCCACCGAGCCCCGTCCCAGCTCCAGATGGAGCCCCGATCCCTGACGGTCACAGCCTGGCCCAGGCGGGGCTGTCCCCAGCTAGGTGGGGTGCCGTCTGCCCCCTGCCAGGGcttcttcacagatgaggacatgCGCCTGGTGAAGAAGGTCACTCTCTCCGTGGAGGACAACTGGATCAAGTGTGACATGGTAGCCATCTTCCTGTTCATCGTCGGTGTCACCTGCAGGTCTGTGGGTCCCAGAGGCCTGGCAGGGGCAGCCCTGCTGGGCTGGTGGGCCGGGCTGCCTTCAGGATGGGTCTGCTCAGGCCCCGGAAACCCTGTGTTTGTATGTCCCGTGCTGTGTGTCCTGGGGGAAgcccctgccctctctgggcacCAGCAGCCGTCCAGCCTGCCTTACCCCCGCCCTGCCAGGATGCTGCCCTCGGTGTTTGAGGCCGGCCGCACGATCCTCGCCATCGACTTCATGGTGTTCACGCTCCGGCTCATCCACATCTTTGCCATCCACAAGCAGCTGGGCCCCAACATCACCATCGTGGAGCGGATGGTGAGCCCCCGCCCCTGGGAGGGCGGTGAGGCCGAGGCCCACCGCCAGGCGGGGGCTGATGCTTCTCTCCCCACACGCCTACCCCCGTGGAGATGAAGGAcgtctttttcttcctcttcttcctgagtGTGTGTCTTGTGGCCTACGGCGTGACCAGCCAGGCGCTGCTGCACCCGCATGACAGGCGCCTGGAGTGGATCTTCCGCCATGTGCTCTACCGGCCATACCTACAGATCTTCGGGCAGATCCCACTGGATGAGATCGATGGTCAGCACGCAGCCTGGGGGTGGGCGTGGAGGGTCCTCTGTGCCCGCTCCACATAGGATCCCCACCCCGAGGTGCAGCTGAACCGACTCCAGTTATGAACGTTCCTTTTGTAAGACCCTGGACATGTGGCCCTTGAGAGGGGTGTTTGAGGGTCACAGGAGGTCCTGGCCTGGAGTGGCTGAGAGCAGGGGGTCCCCGAGGCTggccccccaggccctgcccacccaCACAGGGCCACGTCCGGCAGGGGACAGCTCCGGGCTGATGTGTGTCAGCTGCGGAGGCCCCAAACTCGGGCCTCGGGCTGGAGATGGAGACGGGGCTGCAGGGAGAGAGAGCAGCCTGGGCGGGGCGGCGGGAGCCTTGCCGGGAGGGGGGATGGGTAGGCACTACAGGTCGCCTGGGGTCTGGGCCCTCCAGCTGCTCCGCCCCCCCCGGCATGTCCCCAGTGGGCATCAGGTCTCTTGTCAGCCCCCATCCACCCGGCCCCGCACCCAGCCCCGGGCCCACCTGCTGGAAAGGCCCTTAGCTAGGAAGCCGCTCCTGATGGCATCCGTGCTTCTGGGGACCCAACCAGCGTGTGTGCCTGATCTCCAGCCGGGTGAGTGTGGTCTGTCTGAGGGGTGTCTCCAGGGTGGCCCCTGTACggggtgttgggggcgctggggCTGGTGGAGGCGCTGAGAACTTCCCACAAGTCAGCACAGTGTGGGGGGCAGAGTGGCTCAGCTATGGGGGCTCAGGGAGCCCTGGGCTGGCGGCGGGGATGCCTGTACAGGCCCTGGGATGGCTGGGACTcagtgagggggagggggagggggagggggagggggaggaggggggggagggggagggggaggagggggaggaggggagggggaggaggggagggggagaaggggagggggaggggggaccaGCCCCTGAAGCAAGGTGGGCCAGCAGCCAGGGGCCAGTGTGAGGGCCCAGGGCACCCGCCCTGCCGGGCACTCCCGGCGCAAGGAGTGAGGCGGAGGGATCATTCGCTCGGGCTGGTGTCAGACTGAGGCCGCCCGGGGCCCACCGGGCAATCACGGGCACACTGTCCCTGAGGCCTGACCGCGGCCACTGCAGCTAATGAGGCAAGGTCAGCGCCCCACGACCTGGTAAATATTTGTCAATGGGATGAGGACGTGACCGAGGCAAACAGGCCTCcaggatggggggcgggggtggggctgcGCCGTCATGGGAGTTGCCTCCTAATTAAGGTGTTCTGCAGGCTCATTTCCTCGGCTGTTTTCTTAGTCCCCCAGCCCCCCGGCACCGGGTCCGGTGTTTGCTCATCCGTGGGCACCAGTTTCCAGGCCATTAGTTTAACGAGGCCCTGCCCGCCCTCCAGGCCTCCCCGACCGCACCATATGGCCCCTGCTGGGGGATGCTACCATGACCCCCAGCACTGCCCCAGTCCCACGGGGCCCCTCGGAAGGAGGGGAGTGAGGTGGGCGTCCCCAGgaccaggcaggggtggggggtcaCTCCTGCCCCCATGGCCACACGCTGGTACGAGGGAACTCTGTCATGGTCGGGGGCCCCAGGAGCCTGGGGCCCCCCGGGGCCGGACGGAGGAAGCGCAGACCCCCGGGGGTCCGGCCTGAAGCGCTAGCTGTGGCTGCCAGGCCGAGCTCCACAGTGGAAAGCCCGTGACCAGGGCCGGGCCTGGGCGGCACCGAGGGTCCCGGGCAGGtgcctgtctccctccctgtctctctccccccccccacagcccccggccccggcccctccCTGTGAGCCCGCGGTGGTGCAGCCAAGACTTACGGCCGAGAGGGAAGGTAGCCTGCGGTCCCACGGGCTCCCGGGTGGccgccctgccctccctgccccacacgCGCCCACGGGAGCTGGGGGCCGAGCGTCCAGGGCAAGGCTCCGTCTCTGGGCTCTAGGAGGTCAGAGACGAGGACAACTCATTTCCCAGCCTAGCCTGGTGGCGCCTTTGAGAGTTATGGGGGAGACGCAGGGGTCTCGTGACCACGGAGCCGCTTCCATCAGACAGGTTTACAGCTTCACAGACACGCTttccaggcctggccctggcCCACCTCTCGGGGTGccggagggagaggggagggtcaCCCATCAGCCCCGGGCAGATCtgcgggcggggagggagggggcagccgGGGAGGGAACTCACGTGGGGACCCGCCAATCCCCATCACAGTAACTCACTCAGGAGGGACTCGCCCCCGTGAGGGAGACACGCGCACACGGAAACAGGCCCTGCCAGCCTGACACGCAAGCACGGAGGCGgggacacaggcacacacagagacagaggccCCCAGTGCCCCGGACTCAGTCACAGCATGAAGACTGGGAGGAGGGGCAGTCACAGAAACACAGCCCTACATGCAGGCGTGTGTCCGGGtccacgcacatgcacacacacgcacacacacgcacggcCTGTGGAGGTCACCACCTGGAGCCACAAGCCCTCTTGATGGGGAGGCGCCCCAGCACCTGGGGCCCCCGCAGCTGCACACTCCCCCCGCTTCCTCTGCACCTTCCTCCCATCtcctgggatggggtggggggtccAGGCTGGCCCTGCACGGGTAGAGGCAGGCcggggaggggctggagctgggctCCTCGGGCCCCTCCAGGGCGTCCCTGTCTACCCTGAGCGTAGAGCTCAGCCTGCTCCCAGGGCACTCACTGCCCCACGCAGAGGGCACTCTTCAGGCTGGCTCGTCCCCATGCCCACAGTGATCAGTGTCAAGGGTGTTCTGCCTCCATAGGCTTTGGAAATGGTGCAGACCTGCCCCCCAGCTCAGAGTCCTGTGATAGGCAGTAGAGCCATAAAGgccctgagaagtcctgcaggacGGACTCCACCTCCCCTCGCCGAGGCCGGCTCTCCCCAGACTGGCTCTAGCAGAGCCTTTggcggcggtggtggtggtgcttGGGGGTGACCCACGAAGCAACCAGCAGAAACCGGGATCCTCCACACGGCCTTGGCGCTGCCTCCAAAGCCTGCGGTCCGGCTGTGAGCTCGGCCCAGCAGCAGTGGGGAAGTGGGGTAGCACCGCCAGGCCAGCCACCCAGGGCTGGAGTGTCCCACGACAGGAACTCAGCGCTGAAGCCCAGATGATCCCCAGGAAACCACAAGAGTTGGCCACCTAACCAGGGCCCTCTGTCCCAGGGTGGCCTCGACTGCGGGACAGAGCCCTCGATACCCAAGGGCATTTGCAGCTCAGCCCTGCACCGCCCGCACCAAGCCCACTCCCCTTTCAGAAGCCCGCGTGAACCGCTCTGTGCACCCCCTGCTGCTGGAGGACTCGCCCTCCTGCCCCAACCTCTACGCCAACCGGCTGGTCATCGTCCTGCTGGTCACCTTCCTGCTGGTCACCAACGTGCTGCTCGTGAACTTGCTCATTGCCATGTTCAGGTGCCCGCCCTGCCGCCTTGCTCCGTCCACGTCGGGGGCCCTTACTTCCAGCGTCTCTGGCCCAGACCCGCCTGGCCCTCCGGACCTCAAGCTGCAGTCACCTCTCTGCCCCCAGGAGGGGCCTGGAAATGGGGTGTCACCCAAAACTGTGGCTCCCCTTCGGGTTGGGCCTGGAGGTCAGGGCACCTAGGAGGTGGTGCAGGGCATGGCAGGTGTGTGCGTGTGGGTGGAGTGATGATGCTTTCCCaggcccccgccccccagggagTAGGGCCCGGGTCTGCGAAGGCTGCAGCAGAGGGGGCAGTGGAAGACCCCAGAGGAGTGGAGAGAAGTCACAGGAGGAGGGGACAgcagggggggggggtgggggggagccctTGGGACTCCGGGAACAGCGCAGGGAGCCGGGCCGTGTGCCCACCGCTGCCCACAAGCGTCCGCAGCTACACGTTCCAGGTGGTGCAGGGCAACGCGGGCACCTTCTGGAAGTTCCAGCGCTACCACCTCATCGTGGAGTACCACGAGCGCCCCTCCCTGGCCCCGCCCTTCATCCTCCTCAGCCACCTGAACCTGGTGCTCAAGAGGTTCTTCCGGAAGGAGGCCCAGCAGAAGCGGCGCGCCTGGGTGAGGCTTGGGCTGGACTCAGCTGCCTGGACTGAGGGGGGGGtgggggcctgggcctggggaggggcagcGCGCCCTGGCCGCGTCTGCAGTGACCCTGCAGGCTG of Balaenoptera ricei isolate mBalRic1 chromosome 8, mBalRic1.hap2, whole genome shotgun sequence contains these proteins:
- the TRPM5 gene encoding LOW QUALITY PROTEIN: transient receptor potential cation channel subfamily M member 5 (The sequence of the model RefSeq protein was modified relative to this genomic sequence to represent the inferred CDS: inserted 3 bases in 2 codons); amino-acid sequence: MSCLQVPPHRPLLCTQVASLQETKGWPGLENRSRRRKAFYREIHSPLPKGPIRPGGGADPGEAGKIPQLNGALPTPVMDGATRETELHREGPMQGAGGARPGSHGGAGDRQGPGLCRGEIEFGGSGKKRGKARCVQSPPLSGLSLSQGDGDTQVTQQVKTGPVGALASGCDPVPIPVEPSPPLCPGPPYPAPPYSFVKLPSGVAPSVLFDLLLTEWHLPAPNLVVSLVGEERPFALKPWLRDFLRKGLVKAAQSTRLSETPGGSASFHTPLPVGAWILTSALRVGLARYVGQAVRDHSLASTSTKARVVAIGIALLGRVLHRRLLDDAQEDSPVHYPMDDGGRQGPCGPGRPGEGSEPTELRLRLEKHISEQRTGYGGTSSIEIPVLCLLVNGDPSTLERISRAVEHAGPWLILAGSGGIADVLAALMNQPHLLVPQVAEKQFREKFPSENFSWEDIVHWTELLRNITSHPHLLTVHDFEQEGPKELDTVILKARVKGSPSRPPPAPPAACKSHSQEAQDYPDELKLAVAWDHVDIARSEILNGDVEWKSRHLEEVMMDALVSNKPEFVRLFVDGGADVADVVTYGRLQQLYRSAPPKSLPFHLLRRKREEGQWTLAGLGXQQAREPPAFSLHEVSRVLKDFLHDACRGLFQAMSCEGAAGGRAGPRLRADTPVPQEQGPARRPTGQKGLLDLNQRSESSWRDLFLWAVLQNRHEMATYFWAMGEAAASSDLATRKILKEMSHLETEAEVGRTPREAKYEQLALDLFSECYCNSEERAFALLVRRNRSWSRTTCLHLATEADTKAFFAHDGVQAFLTKIWWGDMASGTPILRLLGTFLCPALMFTNLITFSEEAPLRTGPEDLQGLDSLDAEKRLDPGGQRQARXALATRLTAGRGLLRGAERRSWPKFWGAPVTVFLGNVVMYFAFLFLFTYVLLVDFRPPPQGLSGAEVTLYFWLFTLVLEEIRQGFFTDEDMRLVKKVTLSVEDNWIKCDMVAIFLFIVGVTCRMLPSVFEAGRTILAIDFMVFTLRLIHIFAIHKQLGPNITIVERMMKDVFFFLFFLSVCLVAYGVTSQALLHPHDRRLEWIFRHVLYRPYLQIFGQIPLDEIDEARVNRSVHPLLLEDSPSCPNLYANRLVIVLLVTFLLVTNVLLVNLLIAMFSYTFQVVQGNAGTFWKFQRYHLIVEYHERPSLAPPFILLSHLNLVLKRFFRKEAQQKRRAWVRDLPEPLDQKVVTWEAVQKENFLSELEKRRKDSGEELLRETAHRCGAPPWPRPRVGVAGGRGAEPTGRLTGTRAPPGALVASPAGCRSTTARRSSPRPTRWPTGTPTTTPGTSVVGTHRPLLPVEGAWEAGNTQRPAGCPRTPEPLGPSARGAHLSQSPRPHRHAGLPPPPVEPPQQDVARGFAKRNHSLPCPAPSLDVLGPGCSGVSWALPDRQSPQDPDQNQPARTRRADTC